The following coding sequences lie in one Oryctolagus cuniculus chromosome 7, mOryCun1.1, whole genome shotgun sequence genomic window:
- the PRPF38A gene encoding pre-mRNA-splicing factor 38A: protein MANRTVKDAHSIHGTNPQYLVEKIIRTRIYESKYWKEECFGLTAELVVDKAMELRFVGGVYGGNIKPTPFLCLTLKMLQIQPEKDIIVEFIKNEDFKYVRMLGALYMRLTGTAIDCYKYLEPLYNDYRKIKSQNRNGEFELMHVDEFIDELLHSERVCDIILPRLQKRYVLEEAEQLEPRVSALEEDMDDVESSEEEEEEDEKLERVPSPDHRRRSYRDLDKPRRSPTLRYRRSRSRSPRRRSRSPKRRSPSPRRERHRSKSPRRHRSRSRDRRHRSRSKSPGHHRSHRHRSHSKSPERSKKSHKKSRRGNE, encoded by the exons ATGGCGAACCGTACTGTGAAGGATGCGCATAGCATCCACGGCACCAACCCTCAGTACCTGGTGGAGAAGATCATTCGGACGCGAATCTATGAGTCCAAGTACTGGAAAGAGGAGTGCTTTGGGCTTACGG ctgaACTGGTGGTCGATAAAGCCATGGAGTTAAGGTTTGTGGGTGGTGTCTATGGTGGCAACATAAAACCGACTCCTTTTCTGTGTTTAACCTTGAAGATGCTTCAAATTCAACCTGAGAAGGATATCATTGTAGAGTTTATCAAAAATGAAGATTTCAA GTATGTTCGTATGTTGGGGGCACTTTACATGAGGCTGACAGGCACTGCGATTGATTGCTACAAGTACTTGGAGCCTTTGTATAATGACTATCGAAAAATCAAGAGCCAGAACCGAAATGGGG AGTTTGAACTAATGCATGTAGACGAGTTTATTGATGAACTGCTGCACAGTGAGAGAGTCTGTGATATCATACTTCCTCGGCTTCAG AAACGCTATGTACTAGAGGAAGCTGAGCAACTGGAGCCTCGAGTTAGTGCTCTAGAAGAGGACATGGATGACGTGGAGTCcagtgaagaagaggaagaggaagatgagaAG TTGGAAAGAGTGCCATCACCTGATCACCGCCGGCGAAGCTACCGAGACTTAGACAAGCCCCGTCGCTCTCCTACACTGCGCTACAGGAGGAGTAGGAGTCGGTCACCCAGAAG GCGGAGTCGATCTCCAAAACGGAGAAG CCCATCCCCTCGTAGAGAAAGGCATCGTAGCAAGAGCCCCAGACGTCATCGCAGCAGGTCTAGAGATCGACGGCACAGATCCCGCTCCAAATCCCCAG GTCATCACCGTAGTCACAGACACAGGAGCCACTCAAAGTCTCCTGAAAG ATCTAAGAAAAGCCACAAGAAGAGCCGGAGAGGGAATGAGTAA